A single region of the uncultured Flavobacterium sp. genome encodes:
- a CDS encoding toll/interleukin-1 receptor domain-containing protein, with product MEKFISQNNLEQFYKKEIGIQGRKTVEEQIQKVRNDGSKHIKSIFLSHSHLDKTIVNKISLLFSNLNINIYIDWLDKSLPEQTDRITASVIKSKIHETNHFLFLATYHGLRSKWCNWELGIADSFKNNEKLAILPIETKSGNWRGNEYLHLYPEMRFGSDNLDDLTVEKIKIHQLDGKIISFEDWLK from the coding sequence ATGGAAAAATTCATTTCACAAAATAATCTTGAACAATTCTATAAAAAAGAAATTGGCATACAAGGAAGAAAAACAGTAGAAGAACAAATACAGAAAGTCCGAAATGATGGAAGTAAACATATAAAAAGTATTTTTCTTTCGCATAGCCATCTTGACAAAACCATTGTAAATAAAATAAGCTTACTCTTTAGTAACCTAAATATAAATATTTATATTGATTGGTTAGATAAATCCTTGCCAGAACAAACAGATAGAATAACAGCTTCAGTAATAAAATCTAAAATTCATGAAACTAACCATTTTTTATTTTTAGCTACTTATCATGGCCTGCGTTCAAAATGGTGTAATTGGGAACTTGGAATTGCAGATTCATTTAAAAATAATGAAAAATTAGCAATTCTACCAATTGAAACAAAATCAGGGAATTGGAGAGGAAATGAATATTTACATTTATATCCTGAAATGAGATTTGGAAGTGACAATCTAGATGATTTAACAGTAGAAAAAATTAAAATACATCAACTTGATGGCAAAATAATTTCATTTGAAGATTGGCTAAAATAA